Proteins encoded together in one Canis aureus isolate CA01 chromosome 21, VMU_Caureus_v.1.0, whole genome shotgun sequence window:
- the CCDC87 gene encoding coiled-coil domain-containing protein 87 has translation MEPTEPEPDLQRFYHRLLCPLSLFPRKATCPESQKPLPPEAPMLLPLPVSRLTVASLCRQVAKRLANSGRSVRVPTKGRLRFIEVILNELKCSWQEPPTEPSLSHLDNQKLRKRLQVYVLLSSEQLFLRYLHLLKTMSTTSGVFTESATLTRLTAGLARDCTIFLTSPEVYRSLFADFLTLLKIEQAHGGMHKLRPVGPTGAFKLFPFQWLHSTSFAQAPSCNLNLNYLIQLSRPREFLNEPELDPVKEVKSIPQLKRKKPLQWLSSMQKKRESDFSSTQIVSLPKYSVTPASQAPSTSSHLPFYSQQQRGQSMPSLREGWKLADELGLPPLPSRPITPLVLVPGSKTELAGDMVAEDLKQMIKNMKLERTQYLPLDSGLPLLLGALTRRPAAAHHMQELQRTLKSLEEEEATGQWGPQCLKSIPLQPQPVTVSLKLKNQAVVQAAAVQVSERNFLDSFHVDGAGVLYNHLAGELEPKLIEEMDIGCFVGNNISEVYKELMSRVSPDHFSFDQGPLVEPAANKDWSTFLSSALLHQEKQYRVINPKLAGFYSQRTNILQPSSEKIISLTSLQANKGWEKWSNKASWMNWWKTTLSVGDYFKYLTNQETDFLHVIFQMYEEEGPGEAIGPVRESLKIQYPPPLLEDEEPDFVPGEWDWNTVLRHRLGIKRTSLLGEPYKILNLQKRLEHLWSMLEVPDKDRLDMVIKYSSNARLSQLPSLVSAWEQVLKPIQLREMLLGRLELFERQASDPNRFFQKTNMGLGSFLEENQFRNRLHRKINLVQAPLVSLLKEIELIFGEPVTFKGRRYLDKMKHDKVEMLYWLQQQQRVHHLTQGQKASHQPGLFKKLSIQPSITPGNTPITLCLQIPPSPPNT, from the coding sequence ATGGAGCCCACCGAACCGGAACCCGACCTCCAGCGGTTTTACCACCGGTTGCTGTGTCCGCTGTCGCTCTTCCCCCGCAAGGCGACGTGCCCAGAATCTCAGAAGCCCCTCCCGCCGGAGGCCCCGATGCTGTTGCCGTTGCCAGTCTCACGGCTGACGGTGGCGTCGCTGTGCCGTCAAGTGGCCAAGCGGCTGGCCAACAGTGGGCGGTCGGTGCGCGTGCCTACCAAAGGCCGACTCCGTTTCATTGAGGTCATCCTGAACGAGTTAAAGTGCAGCTGGCAGGAGCCTCCCACTGAACCTAGTCTGAGCCATTTGGACAACCAGAAACTGCGGAAGCGGCTCCAGGTATACGTACTGCTCAGCAGCGAGCAGCTCTTCTTACGATACCTGCACCTGCTGAAGACCATGTCCACCACCAGCGGAGTCTTCACTGAGTCAGCCACACTCACGCGTTTGACCGCCGGCCTCGCCAGGGACTGCACAATCTTTCTTACCAGTCCTGAGGTCTACCGTTCCCTGTTTGCCGACTTCCTCACCCTACTGAAGATAGAACAGGCCCACGGTGGCATGCATAAGCTGCGCCCAGTAGGCCCTACTGGGGCTTTCAAGCTTTTCCCTTTTCAATGGCTTCACAGCACCAGCTTCGCCCAAGCACCAAGCTGCAACCTCAACCTAAACTACCTCATCCAACTTAGCCGCCCACGGGAGTTTCTCAATGAGCCTGAACTGGATCCAGTGAAGGAAGTGAAGTCTATCCCCCAGCTGAAGAGGAAAAAGCCTCTCCAGTGGCTGTCCTCCatgcagaagaaaagagaaagcgaCTTCAGTTCCACACAGATTGTGTCACTTCCCAAATACTCTGTGACTCCCGCCAGCCAGGCTCCCTCCACCTCTTCCCACTTGCCCTTCTACTCCCAACAACAGAGAGGCCAATCCATGCCCTCCCTACGTGAGGGCTGGAAGCTGGCAGATGAGCTGGGCCTTCCTCCACTCCCCTCTCGCCCCATAACCCCGTTGGTTCTGGTTCCAGGAAGCAAAACAGAGCTGGCAGGGGACATGGTGGCTGAAGACCTGAAGCAGATGATAAAGAACATGAAATTGGAGAGGACTCAATACTTACCATTGGATTCgggcctgcccctgctcctgggaGCCCTGACCCGCCGCCCAGCTGCAGCACATCACATGCAGGAACTGCAGAGAACGTTAAAAAGCCTTGAAGAGGAAGAAGCCACTGGGCAGTGGGGCCCCCAATGCCTCAAGTCCATTCCACTTCAACCACAGCCAGTGACTGTTAGTTTGAAGCTAAAGAATCAGGCTGTGGTTCAGGCAGCTGCTGTGCAGGTCTCTGAGAGAAACTTTTTGGATTCCTTCCATGTTGATGGGGCCGGAGTCCTATACAACCACCTGGCTGGTGAACTAGAACCCAAACTTATCGAGGAAATGGATATTGGTTGCTTTGTTGGCAATAACATCAGTGAGGTCTACAAGGAGCTGATGAGCCGTGTCTCTCCTGACCACTTCTCTTTTGACCAGGGACCCCTGGTTGAGCCTGCAGCCAATAAAGACTGGTCGACCTTCCTGTCCTCAGCCTTGCTACATCAAGAAAAACAGTATCGCGTCATCAATCCCAAGTTAGCAGGATTTTATTCCCAGAGAACAAACATTTTACAGCCCTCCTCTGAGAAGATAATCTCCCTCACATCACTCCAAGCAAACAAAGGCTGGGAGAAGTGGTCAAACAAAGCCTCATGGATGAACTGGTGGAAAACCACCCTGTCTGTGGGTGACTATTTCAAGTACCTCACCAACCAGGAGACAGATTTTCTCCATGTCATCTTCCAAATGTATGAAGAGGAAGGTCCTGGGGAGGCCATAGGCCCTGTCAGAGAGTCCCTAAAGATTCAATACCCACCTCCCTTGCTGGAAGATGAAGAGCCAGACTTTGTGCCAGGAGAGTGGGATTGGAACACAGTGCTAAGGCACAGGCTAGGAATTAAGAGGACCAGCCTCCTGGGAGAACCTTACAAAATCCTGAACCTGCAGAAGCGTCTGGAGCACTTGTGGTCCATGCTTGAGGTCCCTGACAAGGACCGGCTAGACATGGTCATCAAGTACAGCTCCAATGCCCGTCTGAGTCAGCTGCCTTCATTAGTGAGTGCCTGGGAGCAAGTCCTGAAGCCCATTCAGCTGCGGGAAATGTTGCTGGGGAGACTAGAATTGTTTGAGCGACAAGCTTCTGACCCCAACCGCTTCTTCCAAAAGACTAACATGGGCCTGGGTAGCTTCCTGGAGGAGAATCAGTTCCGCAACCGTCTACACAGGAAGATCAATCTGGTGCAGGCTCCTTTGGTTTCCCTCCTGAAGGAAATTGAATTAATCTTTGGTGAGCCAGTGACCTTCAAGGGGCGGCGATACCTGGATAAGATGAAGCATGACAAGGTGGAGATGCTGTACTGGCTACAGCAGCAGCAACGGGTCCACCACCTGACACAGGGTCAGAAGGCCTCCCACCAGCCAGGGCTGTTCAAGAAGCTCAGCATCCAGCCTTCAATAACTCCTGGGAATACTCCTATTACTCTGTGCCTTCAaatccctccctcacccccaaacACCTAG